The following coding sequences lie in one Rickettsia hoogstraalii genomic window:
- the rnc gene encoding ribonuclease III, translating to MKSFEKLEKLLGYSFKNKELLIEALSHPSLRQHHEYKDDKDYERLEFLGDAVLNLVVTEILFRNFANYNEGNLAKIRSYLVCKETICVVGTKLTLKDYIIMTHGEEVAGGRDNPNNIENATEALIAAIYLDSNIETTRNIIGKLWAEFIKIQNLTDYDPKTALQEWAQASSHHLPIYRLIKREGAAHSSTFTVLVKVKDYEQTGTGHSIKEAEKNAARSLLHRLKND from the coding sequence ATGAAATCATTTGAGAAGTTAGAAAAGCTGCTTGGCTATAGTTTCAAAAATAAAGAGCTTTTAATAGAAGCGTTGAGTCATCCGTCTTTAAGACAACATCATGAGTATAAGGATGATAAAGATTATGAACGATTAGAGTTCCTAGGTGATGCTGTATTAAATTTAGTAGTCACGGAAATTTTATTTAGAAATTTTGCAAATTATAATGAGGGGAATTTAGCTAAAATTAGATCATATTTAGTTTGCAAAGAAACAATATGTGTGGTTGGGACCAAGCTCACTTTAAAAGATTATATAATTATGACTCATGGTGAAGAAGTAGCAGGAGGGCGTGATAATCCTAATAATATAGAAAATGCTACGGAAGCTTTAATTGCAGCTATATATCTTGATAGCAATATTGAAACAACCCGTAATATTATCGGGAAATTATGGGCAGAATTTATAAAAATTCAGAATTTAACGGATTATGATCCAAAAACTGCTTTACAAGAATGGGCTCAAGCGAGTAGCCATCACCTACCTATATACCGTCTGATAAAAAGAGAAGGAGCAGCCCATTCATCAACTTTTACGGTGCTTGTGAAAGTAAAAGATTATGAACAAACAGGCACGGGGCATTCTATAAAAGAAGCCGAAAAAAACGCAGCACGAAGCTTATTACATAGACTTAAAAATGATTAA
- the era gene encoding GTPase Era, whose translation MINQAQKTISVCIIGRPNSGKSTLLNRIIDEKLSIVTPKVQTTRSIITGIITLKDTQVILYDTPGIFEPKGTLEKAMVRCAWSSLHSADLVMLIIDSLKPFDDVTHDILDKLRSLNIVPIFLLNKIDIESKYLDDIKAFLTENHPDSLLFPISALSGKNIDGLLEYITGKAKISPWLYAEDDITDLPMRFIAAEITREQLFFNLQQELPYKLTVQTEKWEELKDKSVKINQVIVVSRESYKTIILGKNGSKIREIGAKSRMQMERFFGFPVHLFLFVKVRELWENNPDFYQYMRVK comes from the coding sequence ATGATTAATCAAGCTCAAAAAACTATATCTGTCTGTATAATAGGGCGACCAAATAGTGGGAAGTCGACTTTGCTAAATAGAATAATCGATGAGAAGCTTTCAATTGTTACCCCAAAAGTTCAAACGACTAGGTCAATTATTACCGGCATTATTACTTTAAAGGATACGCAGGTCATTTTATATGATACGCCGGGAATATTTGAGCCGAAAGGAACGCTTGAGAAGGCGATGGTCAGATGTGCGTGGTCTAGTTTGCATAGTGCGGATTTAGTAATGTTAATTATCGATAGTTTAAAACCGTTTGACGATGTAACGCACGATATTTTAGATAAGCTTCGCTCACTTAATATTGTTCCGATATTTTTATTGAATAAAATAGACATCGAATCAAAATATCTAGATGACATTAAAGCTTTTTTAACGGAAAATCATCCTGATAGTTTGCTTTTTCCTATATCTGCTTTATCGGGCAAAAATATTGATGGATTACTTGAATATATAACAGGTAAGGCAAAAATTTCTCCTTGGCTTTATGCAGAAGACGACATAACGGATTTACCAATGCGTTTTATTGCGGCAGAAATTACAAGAGAGCAATTATTTTTTAATTTGCAGCAAGAACTACCTTATAAATTAACCGTACAAACCGAAAAGTGGGAAGAGCTTAAAGACAAATCCGTAAAGATTAATCAAGTTATAGTAGTCTCAAGAGAGAGCTATAAAACTATAATACTCGGTAAAAACGGCTCTAAAATCAGAGAGATAGGGGCAAAATCTCGAATGCAAATGGAGCGGTTTTTTGGCTTTCCTGTTCATTTATTTTTATTTGTTAAGGTGCGCGAACTGTGGGAAAATAACCCGGATTTTTATCAGTATATGAGAGTAAAGTGA
- a CDS encoding tetratricopeptide repeat protein — protein sequence MSFIFPTTGKAEIKDVSYTNYYNQGIEFYESGQYDSALKAYNKAIELEPNNADFHFEKGLTLNELEQPELAIESFNKAIELNPNESEFYYGKTVTLVGLKKYDLALEAIDNAVKLNNNNSNFYCFKGVILSILEQYSLALENFNKAIELDPNNANFYCDKAVSLADLGKYDEALENFNNALELNPDHANAQEMKQFLLKEIAK from the coding sequence TTGTCATTTATTTTCCCGACAACTGGTAAAGCTGAAATTAAAGATGTTTCCTATACGAATTATTATAATCAAGGTATTGAGTTTTATGAATCAGGACAATACGATTCCGCCCTTAAAGCTTATAATAAAGCAATAGAATTAGAACCTAATAATGCAGATTTTCATTTTGAAAAAGGCTTAACTTTAAACGAGTTAGAACAACCCGAACTTGCTATTGAAAGCTTCAACAAAGCTATAGAATTAAACCCTAATGAATCAGAGTTTTATTATGGTAAAACTGTAACATTGGTAGGTCTTAAAAAATATGATTTGGCACTTGAAGCAATTGATAATGCTGTTAAGTTAAATAACAATAATTCTAATTTTTATTGTTTTAAAGGTGTAATATTATCTATCCTAGAGCAATATAGTTTGGCACTTGAAAATTTTAATAAAGCAATAGAGTTAGACCCTAATAATGCAAATTTTTATTGTGATAAAGCGGTATCATTGGCAGATTTAGGCAAGTATGATGAAGCACTTGAAAATTTTAACAACGCACTTGAATTAAACCCTGACCACGCTAATGCACAAGAAATGAAACAGTTTTTATTAAAAGAGATAGCAAAATAA
- the ruvC gene encoding crossover junction endodeoxyribonuclease RuvC, with the protein MIVLGIDPALGSLGWAVVAKDTAKLKYLASGIIKTNSKDEIHNRLAFINSTLEKVILEYQPNMAVIEETFVNTNSVTSLKLGYARGAIMSLFGRYNLDMREFKPNTVKKTVTGYGHAEKDQILHMIKLLLPGTSLITNSDEADAIAIAYTCHVMRV; encoded by the coding sequence ATGATAGTACTTGGGATTGATCCGGCACTTGGGAGTCTTGGATGGGCGGTGGTTGCAAAGGATACCGCAAAGCTGAAATATTTAGCTAGCGGTATTATTAAAACAAATAGTAAGGATGAAATTCATAATAGACTTGCCTTTATTAACAGTACATTAGAAAAAGTAATATTAGAATATCAACCAAATATGGCAGTGATTGAAGAAACATTTGTTAATACTAATAGCGTGACTTCGTTAAAGCTCGGCTATGCTAGAGGTGCGATAATGTCGCTGTTTGGTAGGTATAATTTGGACATGCGGGAATTTAAACCAAATACGGTAAAAAAAACTGTAACCGGCTATGGTCATGCAGAAAAAGACCAAATTTTGCATATGATAAAGCTTTTGCTGCCCGGCACTTCCTTAATTACTAATTCCGATGAAGCTGACGCTATAGCAATCGCTTATACTTGTCATGTTATGAGGGTTTAA
- a CDS encoding RNA methyltransferase → MNPIIILVAPQMGENIGATARAMKNFGLSELRIVAPRDGWPNERARSNAVGAVNIIDNAKVYDSLEDSIKDLECLYATTCIKRAMNKDYVFSQNLPLDYPNSAKVGIMFGRENNGLSNEEVSLANKIITINTTEFSSLNIAQAVIIICYELFRNSTSREDIYNIQKLATKEEIEHFLANLFGRLDKAGFFKAPDKKPAMQQNITNIFTRINSLSSPEVQTLQGIIKSLNQ, encoded by the coding sequence ATGAATCCGATTATAATATTAGTTGCCCCGCAAATGGGCGAGAATATCGGTGCTACTGCAAGAGCAATGAAGAATTTTGGCTTAAGTGAGCTTAGAATCGTAGCTCCACGAGACGGCTGGCCAAATGAGCGAGCACGTAGTAATGCAGTTGGAGCGGTTAATATTATAGATAATGCAAAAGTTTATGATAGTCTTGAGGATAGTATTAAAGACCTCGAATGTTTATATGCTACTACTTGCATTAAAAGGGCTATGAATAAAGACTATGTATTTTCGCAAAATTTGCCGTTAGATTATCCAAATTCTGCAAAAGTCGGGATAATGTTCGGGAGGGAAAATAACGGGCTTAGTAATGAAGAGGTTTCACTTGCCAATAAGATTATCACTATTAACACCACTGAATTTAGCTCATTAAATATTGCTCAAGCGGTTATTATTATATGCTATGAATTATTTCGTAATTCTACCTCTAGAGAGGATATATACAATATTCAAAAATTAGCTACCAAAGAAGAAATAGAGCATTTTTTAGCAAATTTATTCGGCAGACTCGATAAAGCCGGTTTCTTCAAAGCTCCTGACAAAAAGCCCGCTATGCAGCAAAATATCACTAATATATTTACACGTATCAATAGTCTCTCTTCCCCTGAAGTTCAAACACTGCAAGGCATTATAAAGTCTTTGAATCAATAG
- a CDS encoding HI0074 family nucleotidyltransferase substrate-binding subunit, with the protein MSKINLKLEKFRKAFMTLEDIYLKPVTADRAYIDATIQRFEFTFELAWKFLKEYFSQKGTVLHYPKEVIREAFVTGIINDESLWIYMLTDRNMTSHTYDKKLADEISIAG; encoded by the coding sequence ATGTCAAAAATAAACCTTAAGCTTGAAAAATTTCGTAAAGCTTTTATGACACTTGAAGATATCTATTTAAAACCAGTCACAGCAGATAGGGCTTATATTGATGCCACTATACAAAGATTTGAATTTACTTTTGAACTCGCTTGGAAGTTTTTAAAAGAATATTTTTCTCAAAAAGGCACAGTTCTTCACTATCCTAAAGAAGTGATAAGGGAAGCTTTTGTTACCGGTATTATAAATGATGAGAGTTTATGGATTTATATGCTTACTGATCGTAATATGACATCTCATACTTACGATAAAAAACTTGCCGATGAAATATCTATAGCCGGATAA
- a CDS encoding nucleotidyltransferase domain-containing protein produces MDKDIKSYIFIEKLKSLSFVEEIWLFGSRARGDNDERSDIDIAIICPNITDQEWLKVMDIIENADTLLKIDCVRFENTKTSSELYENILKEKKIIYVKNKP; encoded by the coding sequence ATGGATAAAGATATAAAATCATATATATTTATTGAGAAGTTAAAGTCTTTATCATTCGTTGAAGAAATATGGCTTTTCGGTTCTCGTGCTAGAGGGGATAACGATGAACGTTCCGATATTGATATTGCAATTATCTGCCCTAATATTACAGATCAAGAATGGCTAAAAGTTATGGATATTATAGAGAATGCCGACACCCTTTTAAAGATAGATTGTGTAAGGTTTGAAAATACTAAAACAAGCTCTGAACTTTATGAAAATATATTAAAAGAGAAAAAAATTATATATGTCAAAAATAAACCTTAA
- a CDS encoding mitochondrial fission ELM1 family protein: MKIWVIADDRTGNTHQAIALAEKLTEEYTIIRLQYNCLAKLPNFLLKYYPIHIKSELLQDIMAKPLPDMIITAGRRTAVLAFYLKKKFKDIKLIQIMQPNLPYNVFDAVILPYHDCRRLSSRVPATGSSKNPKRHCEATKWLRQSQDFFTRLLRQYFVFPRNDNFKNIISINGAINNITEKFAAANLELQKHYPDLKHFIAVIIGGNNKKFNFNENEANLFSSLLNKIYTNQQIPFFISFSRRTPQAVKSIIKNNMPASTIIYDPNEEAGYNPYIAMLANAKYIISTADSISMCSEAALSGKPLYIFCPSNFNSSKHKIFIKQLVEQKIAKTFDESVTMLEEYSYKPLNETERVAEIIKSLTKSW, from the coding sequence ATGAAAATATGGGTTATTGCAGATGATAGAACAGGCAACACGCATCAGGCTATTGCACTTGCAGAAAAACTAACGGAAGAATATACAATAATTAGACTGCAGTATAATTGCTTAGCTAAGCTACCGAATTTCTTACTAAAATATTATCCTATTCATATAAAAAGTGAGCTATTGCAAGATATTATGGCAAAACCTTTACCTGATATGATAATTACCGCCGGCAGAAGAACAGCAGTTTTAGCATTTTATTTAAAAAAGAAATTTAAAGATATTAAGCTAATCCAAATAATGCAGCCTAATCTTCCCTATAATGTATTTGATGCCGTTATTCTGCCTTATCATGATTGTCGTCGCTTGTCATCCCGTGTCCCCGCCACGGGATCCAGTAAAAACCCAAAACGTCATTGCGAAGCCACAAAGTGGCTGCGGCAATCTCAGGACTTTTTTACTAGATTGCTTCGTCAATACTTCGTATTTCCTCGCAATGACAACTTTAAAAACATCATCTCCATCAACGGAGCTATCAATAACATAACCGAAAAGTTCGCTGCGGCGAACTTGGAACTCCAAAAACATTATCCTGATCTTAAACATTTTATTGCCGTGATAATAGGTGGGAATAATAAAAAATTCAATTTCAACGAAAATGAAGCAAATTTATTTTCTTCATTATTAAATAAAATATATACTAATCAACAAATACCGTTTTTCATTAGTTTCAGCAGACGTACACCACAAGCCGTAAAATCAATTATTAAAAATAATATGCCGGCTTCCACAATTATTTATGATCCGAATGAAGAAGCGGGCTATAATCCTTATATAGCTATGCTTGCTAATGCAAAATATATAATCTCTACGGCCGACTCGATTTCAATGTGCAGTGAAGCAGCATTAAGCGGCAAGCCTCTTTATATATTCTGCCCATCAAATTTTAATTCCTCAAAGCATAAGATTTTTATAAAGCAATTAGTAGAGCAGAAAATAGCAAAAACTTTTGATGAGTCCGTAACGATGCTGGAGGAGTATAGCTACAAACCCTTAAATGAAACAGAAAGAGTAGCTGAAATTATTAAATCTTTAACCAAAAGCTGGTAA
- a CDS encoding Mrp/NBP35 family ATP-binding protein, with translation MADLHQKQIIDKLQHIIFKDGTFLNKVISDIIIKGNNIGFSIDISGKNKLEAEEIKIKAIDKLNEISEINKITIVFTESKPMEKKAQKPKHFVENVKKIILVASGKGGVGKSTISALIAQQLSLENYRVGIVDADIYGPSIPHIFGINEVPKTTDGRIIPITVKSIQVISIGFFVKDHSAIIWRGPMASKTIYQLLSVTKWDNLNYLIIDMPPGTGDIHLSLLENYHLDGVIIVTTPQKISEIDVIRSIDLYQKLNLPILGIIENMSYMFENNSGGHLSQKYNIPLIAQIPIMPQIADACDKSLPLTDLLTLPLKEYLS, from the coding sequence ATGGCGGATTTACACCAAAAGCAAATTATCGATAAACTTCAGCATATTATCTTTAAAGACGGTACTTTTTTAAATAAAGTTATATCAGATATTATAATTAAGGGTAATAATATAGGTTTTTCCATAGATATATCAGGTAAAAACAAGTTAGAAGCCGAAGAAATAAAAATTAAAGCAATTGATAAGCTTAATGAGATTTCGGAAATAAATAAAATAACAATTGTTTTTACCGAAAGTAAACCGATGGAGAAAAAAGCTCAAAAACCAAAACATTTTGTAGAAAACGTAAAAAAAATTATCTTAGTAGCGTCAGGTAAAGGCGGAGTCGGAAAATCTACAATATCGGCTCTTATTGCTCAGCAATTGAGTCTAGAAAATTACCGAGTAGGGATAGTAGATGCGGACATTTACGGTCCGTCAATTCCGCATATATTCGGCATTAACGAAGTACCGAAAACAACAGATGGACGAATAATACCGATAACGGTAAAAAGCATCCAAGTTATTTCTATAGGCTTTTTTGTTAAAGACCATTCGGCAATTATTTGGCGTGGTCCTATGGCTAGTAAGACCATTTATCAATTATTATCAGTAACAAAATGGGATAATTTAAATTATCTAATTATCGATATGCCGCCGGGAACTGGTGATATTCATTTAAGCCTTTTAGAGAATTATCATTTAGATGGCGTAATAATCGTAACAACACCGCAAAAAATATCAGAGATAGATGTAATACGTTCTATAGATTTATATCAAAAACTTAATTTACCTATTTTGGGAATAATTGAGAATATGAGTTATATGTTTGAAAATAATAGCGGCGGGCATTTATCGCAAAAATATAATATTCCCTTAATCGCTCAAATCCCAATTATGCCGCAAATAGCCGATGCTTGCGATAAATCACTACCTCTAACAGATTTATTAACATTACCTTTAAAAGAATATTTATCATGA
- the hflK gene encoding FtsH protease activity modulator HflK has product MLSKKYSSILKKSPWKDFDSNKDNNIFTRPRKNQFNFDKFQFQFNFNAKTIILAVVAVIALWLASGIYEIKEGEEAAVIRFGRFVRKGSPGLNYHLPAPFEKIIVEKVKQSRRIEIGYRTNSSARSGGDNTKNIAGESIMLTGDENIVALNCDVMWHINNLEDFIFNVQRPEETVKATVESAVREVIGNTPISWVLSDQKQEITYKIEKLAQKILDSYNAGVMIEKVQLLKAEPPAEVIDAYRDVQTSKADKEKEINQAQAYNNKILPEARGAAAKIIQEAEGYREEVISKAEGDSQRFNAIYKQYTIGRQVTRDRLYLEVVEEILGGSNKTIINNALLPHMAIKP; this is encoded by the coding sequence ATGCTTAGTAAAAAATATAGCTCGATTTTAAAAAAATCCCCATGGAAAGATTTTGATTCTAATAAAGACAATAACATATTCACAAGACCGCGTAAAAATCAATTTAATTTTGATAAATTTCAATTCCAGTTTAATTTCAATGCTAAAACAATAATTTTAGCTGTTGTCGCAGTGATTGCTTTATGGCTTGCTTCGGGTATTTATGAAATAAAAGAAGGTGAAGAAGCAGCGGTAATAAGATTTGGGCGTTTTGTACGTAAGGGCTCCCCCGGGCTTAATTATCATTTGCCTGCCCCTTTTGAAAAGATAATAGTTGAAAAAGTTAAACAATCACGCCGAATTGAGATTGGTTATCGTACAAATAGCTCGGCACGTAGCGGTGGCGATAATACTAAAAATATTGCCGGTGAAAGTATAATGCTTACCGGTGATGAAAATATTGTTGCTTTAAATTGTGACGTAATGTGGCATATTAATAACCTTGAAGATTTTATTTTTAACGTACAAAGACCTGAAGAAACAGTAAAAGCAACAGTAGAAAGTGCTGTTAGAGAAGTAATAGGCAATACTCCTATTTCTTGGGTATTATCTGATCAAAAGCAAGAAATTACTTACAAAATAGAAAAATTAGCACAAAAGATACTGGATAGTTATAATGCCGGTGTTATGATTGAGAAAGTACAATTATTAAAAGCCGAGCCGCCTGCCGAAGTAATAGACGCTTATAGAGACGTGCAAACTTCAAAAGCAGATAAAGAGAAAGAAATAAATCAAGCTCAAGCCTATAATAATAAGATTTTGCCGGAAGCTAGAGGAGCGGCCGCAAAGATTATACAAGAAGCAGAAGGTTATAGAGAAGAAGTTATATCAAAAGCAGAAGGTGATAGCCAAAGATTTAATGCTATTTATAAACAATATACTATAGGTAGGCAAGTAACTAGAGATAGGTTATATTTAGAAGTAGTAGAAGAGATATTAGGCGGTTCGAATAAAACTATTATTAATAATGCACTACTACCGCATATGGCTATTAAACCGTAG
- the hflC gene encoding protease modulator HflC, translating to MQHKIYYIIFTIVFGLILIFSSLFSVDQRQSAVVFQFGEAVRTIENPGLNIKIPFIQNVEFFDKRLLDVEVEAKELTAADGKRVIVDAYAKFQINNPVMFYKTVHDYQGVKIRLTRNLESSMRKVIGKISLSSLLSQERSNVMLNILNQVDGEAKSFGIDVVDVRILRADLPKENSAAIYRRMQTAREKEATQIRAEGQEESVRIRSKADKESKIILAKAYRDAQIIKGDGDEKAAKIYNSAYSVDPEFYKFYRSLLVYKNSLKKEDTNFVISPDAEVLKYLNLTK from the coding sequence ATGCAACATAAGATTTATTATATAATTTTTACAATTGTTTTTGGGCTGATACTGATTTTTAGCTCCTTATTTTCAGTGGACCAACGCCAGTCTGCTGTGGTATTCCAGTTTGGTGAGGCAGTGAGAACTATAGAAAATCCAGGACTAAATATTAAAATCCCATTTATTCAAAATGTTGAATTTTTTGATAAGCGTCTTTTAGATGTTGAGGTTGAGGCAAAAGAATTAACGGCTGCCGACGGTAAACGAGTTATTGTTGATGCTTATGCCAAATTCCAAATTAATAATCCCGTAATGTTTTATAAAACGGTACATGATTATCAAGGTGTGAAAATCAGGTTGACTCGTAATCTTGAATCGTCAATGCGTAAAGTGATAGGTAAAATTTCGCTAAGTAGTCTTTTAAGTCAAGAGCGTAGTAATGTAATGCTAAATATCTTAAATCAAGTAGACGGAGAAGCTAAAAGCTTTGGAATTGATGTTGTAGATGTTAGAATTTTAAGAGCAGATTTACCGAAAGAAAATAGTGCGGCTATTTATCGCCGTATGCAAACGGCACGTGAAAAAGAAGCGACCCAAATTAGAGCAGAAGGACAGGAAGAAAGCGTGCGTATCCGTTCAAAAGCAGATAAAGAAAGTAAAATAATACTTGCTAAAGCTTATCGAGATGCACAAATTATCAAAGGTGACGGCGATGAAAAAGCAGCAAAAATATATAATTCCGCTTATTCCGTCGATCCGGAATTTTACAAATTTTATAGATCACTTTTAGTATATAAAAATTCTTTAAAGAAAGAAGATACTAATTTTGTGATTTCACCGGATGCTGAAGTTTTAAAATACCTTAATTTAACTAAGTAG
- a CDS encoding Do family serine endopeptidase → MMNLKIVLVIIVLISSNIVLAKENSKSLKVADQEENEFTAINSAPLKVSEAARYSFADIVEPLIPAVVNISTIEYVNSKSENAEKDPLQEKKPLDFINDFLEKLNIPLNLEEVDQTPKSVPLGSGFIIEPNGLIVTNYHVIANVDKINIKLADNTELSAKLIGSDTKTDLALLKIDSEEPLTFVEFGDSNDARVGDWVIAIGNPFGNLGGTVTSGIISSKGRDIDIDTDNIVDNFIQTDAAINNGNSGGPMFNLDQKVIGVNTAIFSPLGTNIGIGFAIPSNTAKPIIERLKKDGKVSRGRLGVTIQDLTEEISEGLGLKDTRGVLVAKVQEDGPGDKAGIKTGDIIIKFADIPVKNTKKLRVIIADATIDQEVKVKILRDKKELELPIKITSDNEEVTKDSTEETNKEEITNKEESNLSITKNNITFSNLTEELRQQYNIPSDKAGIVITNIDEEESSFKIGDLITNINQESIDDISKLEELYENAKKSDKQNILLLIERGDTSVFVPLSVV, encoded by the coding sequence ATGATGAATCTGAAAATAGTTCTTGTTATAATAGTTTTAATATCAAGTAACATTGTTCTAGCAAAAGAAAATAGTAAATCTTTAAAAGTAGCGGATCAAGAAGAGAATGAATTTACGGCAATAAATTCTGCTCCTTTAAAAGTAAGTGAAGCTGCCCGTTATAGCTTTGCCGATATAGTTGAGCCGTTAATTCCTGCAGTCGTTAATATTTCGACAATAGAATATGTTAATAGTAAGTCGGAAAATGCTGAGAAAGATCCGCTGCAAGAAAAAAAGCCTTTAGACTTCATTAATGATTTTTTAGAAAAGCTTAATATACCGCTGAATTTGGAAGAGGTCGATCAAACTCCTAAAAGCGTTCCGCTTGGTTCAGGGTTTATTATTGAGCCTAACGGTTTAATAGTGACAAACTATCATGTAATTGCAAATGTTGATAAAATTAATATAAAACTTGCAGATAATACCGAATTATCGGCTAAATTAATAGGTAGTGATACTAAAACCGATTTAGCTCTCTTAAAAATAGATAGTGAGGAACCGTTAACGTTTGTTGAGTTTGGAGATTCAAATGATGCAAGAGTAGGAGACTGGGTTATTGCAATCGGTAATCCATTCGGTAATCTAGGCGGTACGGTGACAAGCGGTATTATTTCCTCTAAAGGGCGGGATATCGATATAGATACGGATAATATAGTCGATAATTTTATTCAAACGGATGCTGCAATTAATAACGGTAATTCCGGCGGTCCTATGTTTAATTTGGATCAGAAAGTAATAGGCGTAAATACGGCAATTTTTTCACCGCTCGGTACTAATATAGGTATTGGTTTTGCAATACCGTCAAATACTGCAAAGCCCATAATCGAACGTCTTAAGAAAGATGGAAAAGTAAGTAGAGGACGTCTTGGAGTAACAATACAAGATTTAACCGAGGAAATTTCTGAAGGGCTAGGACTTAAAGATACTAGGGGGGTGTTAGTAGCTAAAGTACAAGAAGACGGTCCAGGTGATAAAGCAGGAATTAAAACAGGGGATATAATAATAAAGTTTGCAGATATACCGGTTAAAAATACTAAAAAATTGCGTGTAATTATTGCAGATGCTACTATTGATCAGGAAGTAAAAGTAAAAATACTTCGCGATAAAAAAGAGCTTGAATTACCTATTAAAATTACTTCAGATAATGAAGAAGTTACCAAAGATTCTACAGAAGAGACCAATAAAGAAGAAATAACAAACAAAGAAGAAAGTAATTTATCTATTACTAAAAATAATATTACTTTTAGTAATTTGACTGAAGAATTAAGACAACAATATAATATTCCGAGCGATAAAGCGGGAATAGTTATAACCAATATTGATGAAGAAGAAAGTAGCTTCAAAATTGGCGATCTGATAACCAATATTAATCAAGAAAGCATAGACGATATAAGTAAGCTAGAAGAGTTATATGAAAACGCTAAAAAATCAGATAAGCAAAATATTTTGCTCTTGATTGAAAGGGGTGATACAAGTGTGTTCGTGCCGTTATCGGTGGTGTAG
- a CDS encoding rhodanese domain-containing protein, whose amino-acid sequence MNEKIAILSAYSFVNIEEPANLIPKLLLIGKRKYVRGTILLANEGFNGSFSGSYENVNLVLEELIKLTGPKDVNVKINYSDVHPFQKLKVRLKKEIIAMNVEDLNVDLFKGEYIEPKDWDEFITKQNVIVIDTRNDYEVEVGTFKSAINPNTKTFKQFPAWVQQNQELLKGKKIAMVCTGGIRCEKSTSLLKSIGYDEVYHLKGGILQYLEDTQNKNNLWQGECFVFDDRRAVADDLSPAEGHWLQR is encoded by the coding sequence ATGAATGAAAAAATAGCAATTTTAAGTGCATATAGTTTTGTTAATATAGAAGAACCGGCGAATTTGATACCGAAACTTTTGCTTATCGGTAAAAGAAAATATGTTAGAGGTACTATTTTATTAGCTAATGAAGGCTTTAACGGTTCTTTTTCAGGTTCATACGAAAATGTAAATCTTGTACTTGAAGAACTAATAAAGCTAACCGGTCCCAAAGATGTTAACGTTAAAATAAATTATAGTGATGTTCATCCTTTTCAAAAGTTGAAGGTAAGGCTTAAGAAAGAGATCATAGCGATGAATGTTGAAGATTTGAATGTTGATTTATTTAAAGGTGAGTATATAGAGCCGAAAGATTGGGACGAATTTATCACTAAACAAAATGTTATAGTAATAGATACTCGTAATGATTATGAAGTAGAGGTCGGTACATTTAAATCGGCAATTAATCCTAATACTAAAACATTTAAGCAGTTTCCTGCTTGGGTTCAGCAGAATCAAGAATTGCTCAAAGGTAAAAAAATTGCTATGGTTTGTACAGGTGGTATTAGGTGTGAAAAATCCACCAGCTTACTTAAAAGTATAGGTTATGATGAGGTGTATCATTTGAAAGGCGGTATATTGCAATATTTAGAAGATACGCAAAATAAGAATAATTTATGGCAAGGTGAATGTTTTGTCTTTGATGATAGGAGAGCAGTGGCGGATGATTTATCGCCCGCAGAAGGGCATTGGTTGCAGAGATAG
- a CDS encoding RND transporter, which yields MRGKIENFDEAISGVCYYFMRLPRSLWLLAMTIRYGMTSYTFIHH from the coding sequence TTGCGAGGAAAAATTGAAAATTTTGACGAAGCAATCTCAGGAGTTTGTTATTATTTCATGAGATTGCCACGCAGCCTATGGCTGCTCGCAATGACGATTAGGTATGGAATGACATCCTATACGTTCATACACCACTAG